In a single window of the Deinococcus aetherius genome:
- the pnp gene encoding polyribonucleotide nucleotidyltransferase, whose protein sequence is MIGKTYTTMLGGRELSIETGRLAKLVSGSVTLRYGDTMLLVTAQARDDKSTLDFLPLTVEFEERHYSVGKIPGSFHRREGRPGERAILSARITDRQIRPLFPKGYRHETQVIITVISADQQNLPDVLGPIGASAALSVSDIPWNGPTACVRVGQVDGEYVLNPTSDQLTRSTLDLVVAGTRQAVIMVEAGAQEVPEESLVGAIEFAHAGMQGVLDLIETMRAELGREKFNFLADGDLSPDLVPELAEAARAEGLRDALLTTRKKERSANLKALRNRLIEARVPDPGAEGAAGQVEALKDAFAKVEKQELRRLIIEEDLRADGRNTRTVRPIWIEVRPLPRAHGSAIFTRGETQVLGVATLGTERDELLVDDLTAEENDRFLLHYNFPPYSTGEVKRMGGQSRREVGHGNLAKRAIRAVLPAFDDFPYVLRVVGEVLESNGSSSMATVCAGTLALMDAGVPLRAPVAGVAMGLVMEGERYRILTDILGLEDALGDMDFKVCGTAQGVTALQMDIKVGGITPAVMREALTQAREARLYILGKMAEVLPAPRPELSPTAPRILTLRINPELIGKVIGPGGKQIRELEAMGAQITVEEDGTVRIFSADGQAAEAVRGRIEGLTKTARVGEEYEGTVVKTAPFGAFVNLFPGQDGMLHISQISEQRINAVEDALNVGDQLRVKIANIDDRGKIDLIRPELEGKIAPREPRPARAGGGDRGPRPPRRD, encoded by the coding sequence TCACCCTGCGCTACGGGGACACCATGCTTCTGGTGACTGCCCAGGCGCGCGACGACAAGAGCACCCTCGACTTCCTGCCCCTCACCGTCGAGTTCGAGGAACGCCATTACTCGGTGGGCAAGATTCCCGGCTCCTTCCACCGCCGCGAGGGGCGCCCCGGCGAGCGGGCGATTTTGAGCGCACGCATCACCGACCGCCAGATTCGGCCCCTCTTTCCCAAGGGCTACCGCCACGAGACCCAGGTCATCATCACGGTGATCAGCGCCGACCAGCAGAACCTCCCCGACGTGCTGGGGCCCATCGGCGCCTCGGCGGCCCTGAGCGTCAGCGACATCCCCTGGAACGGCCCGACCGCCTGCGTCCGCGTGGGACAGGTGGACGGCGAGTACGTCCTCAACCCGACCAGCGACCAGCTCACCCGCTCGACCCTCGACCTCGTGGTGGCGGGCACACGCCAGGCCGTGATCATGGTCGAGGCGGGCGCGCAGGAGGTTCCCGAGGAGAGCCTGGTGGGCGCCATCGAGTTCGCGCACGCGGGGATGCAGGGCGTGCTCGACCTGATCGAGACCATGCGCGCCGAGCTGGGCCGCGAGAAGTTCAACTTCCTCGCCGACGGTGACCTCTCCCCCGACCTCGTGCCCGAACTCGCCGAGGCGGCGCGGGCGGAGGGCCTGCGTGACGCCCTGCTCACCACCAGGAAGAAGGAGCGCAGCGCGAACCTCAAGGCGTTGCGAAACAGGTTGATCGAGGCGCGCGTGCCCGATCCTGGGGCCGAGGGGGCGGCGGGGCAGGTAGAGGCCCTCAAGGACGCCTTCGCCAAGGTGGAGAAGCAGGAGCTGCGCCGCCTGATCATCGAGGAGGACCTGCGCGCCGACGGACGCAACACGCGCACCGTGCGCCCGATCTGGATCGAGGTCCGGCCCCTGCCCCGCGCCCACGGCAGCGCAATCTTTACGCGCGGCGAGACGCAGGTGCTCGGCGTCGCCACCCTGGGCACCGAGCGCGACGAACTGCTGGTGGACGACCTGACCGCCGAGGAGAACGACCGCTTCCTGCTGCACTACAACTTCCCGCCGTACTCGACCGGTGAGGTCAAGCGCATGGGCGGTCAGTCCCGCCGCGAGGTCGGGCACGGCAACCTCGCCAAGCGGGCGATCCGGGCGGTCCTTCCCGCCTTCGACGACTTCCCCTACGTGCTCCGCGTGGTGGGCGAGGTTCTGGAATCCAACGGGTCGTCCAGCATGGCGACGGTCTGCGCCGGGACGCTGGCCCTGATGGACGCGGGCGTGCCGCTGCGGGCCCCGGTCGCGGGCGTGGCGATGGGTCTGGTGATGGAGGGGGAGCGCTACCGCATCCTCACCGACATCCTGGGGCTGGAAGATGCGCTGGGCGACATGGACTTCAAGGTCTGCGGCACGGCCCAGGGCGTCACGGCCCTCCAGATGGACATCAAGGTGGGCGGCATCACCCCCGCCGTGATGCGCGAGGCGCTGACGCAGGCCCGCGAGGCGCGGCTGTACATCCTGGGCAAGATGGCCGAGGTGCTGCCCGCTCCCAGGCCCGAACTCTCCCCCACCGCGCCGCGCATCCTGACCCTCAGGATCAACCCCGAACTCATCGGCAAGGTGATCGGCCCCGGCGGCAAGCAGATCCGCGAGCTGGAGGCGATGGGCGCGCAGATCACGGTGGAGGAGGACGGGACGGTGCGCATCTTCAGCGCCGATGGGCAGGCCGCCGAGGCAGTGCGGGGGCGCATCGAGGGCCTGACGAAGACCGCCCGCGTGGGCGAGGAATACGAGGGCACGGTGGTCAAGACCGCCCCCTTCGGCGCCTTCGTCAACCTCTTCCCCGGCCAGGACGGGATGCTGCACATCTCGCAGATCAGCGAGCAGAGGATCAACGCCGTCGAAGACGCGCTCAACGTCGGCGACCAGCTGCGCGTGAAGATCGCCAACATCGACGACCGGGGCAAGATCGACCTGATTCGCCCCGAGCTGGAGGGTAAGATCGCCCCGCGCGAACCGCGTCCGGCGAGGGCCGGTGGTGGTGACCGGGGACCGCGCCCGCCGCGCCGGGACTGA